A genomic region of Serratia fonticola contains the following coding sequences:
- a CDS encoding LysR family transcriptional regulator, producing the protein MFKQLQDMALFALVAECGSFTAAANRAGLPKSSVSQRISQLEQKLGLRLLNRTTRQLNLTFAGERYLEHCQEMLSAAERADLALQRLRDNPSGRLRISTPAGLGATLLPRLAADFQRQYPDVSLEVSVSDTLVDMVQEGFDAALRTGRPQDSSLIGRRLGHAPRYLLAAPTYLAQHPPLLHPQQLQQHLCITHRAWPDWVLRRGEEYYRWQLPQRHTTDNLLYARECAILGAGITLLPAFLSREVVARKQLVEVLPEWQAEGNELYLVYPSRKLNSPALACFIEVVIQHPVFVDYAQALDWG; encoded by the coding sequence ATGTTCAAACAGTTGCAGGATATGGCGTTATTTGCGCTGGTGGCCGAGTGTGGCAGCTTTACTGCGGCGGCCAATCGGGCCGGATTACCCAAATCCAGCGTCAGCCAGCGCATCAGCCAGTTAGAGCAGAAGCTGGGGTTGCGGCTGCTTAACCGTACTACCCGGCAACTGAATTTAACCTTTGCCGGTGAGCGCTACCTGGAGCACTGCCAGGAAATGCTCTCTGCCGCCGAGCGTGCCGACCTGGCCTTGCAACGGTTACGTGATAATCCCAGCGGCCGCTTACGTATCTCAACGCCTGCCGGGTTAGGGGCTACGTTACTTCCCCGATTGGCGGCGGATTTCCAGCGCCAGTATCCGGATGTGTCGCTGGAAGTGTCAGTGTCGGATACCCTGGTAGATATGGTACAAGAGGGGTTTGACGCGGCATTGCGTACCGGCAGACCGCAGGATTCCTCTCTGATTGGCCGCCGTTTGGGGCATGCTCCCCGCTATTTGTTGGCTGCACCGACCTATCTGGCACAGCATCCGCCCTTGCTTCATCCGCAGCAGTTGCAGCAGCATTTATGTATTACTCATCGCGCCTGGCCTGATTGGGTGTTGCGCCGCGGTGAAGAGTATTACCGTTGGCAATTGCCGCAGCGCCATACCACCGATAATCTGCTGTATGCGCGCGAATGCGCTATTTTGGGCGCGGGGATTACGCTGCTGCCAGCGTTTCTCAGCCGTGAAGTGGTGGCGCGGAAACAGTTAGTGGAAGTGCTGCCAGAGTGGCAGGCAGAGGGGAACGAACTCTATCTGGTTTATCCCAGCCGTAAGCTCAACTCACCGGCGTTGGCCTGTTTTATCGAGGTGGTGATCCAGCATCCGGTGTTTGTGGATTATGCGCAGGCATTGGATTGGGGGTAA
- a CDS encoding Mor transcription activator family protein yields the protein MKSEMEEKRHWLLTELAEYVTLVAQEHGLSTDSADQLGINVANFICEHFAGQLITFPQDYFFKLSARDLKIYEDWRKRMPWQQLVITYGMTEGGLRKVIKRVEKRILKRSQPGLELFPDDE from the coding sequence ATGAAAAGCGAGATGGAAGAAAAACGGCATTGGTTACTTACAGAACTGGCAGAGTATGTAACACTGGTCGCTCAGGAACACGGCTTGTCTACAGATTCTGCTGATCAGTTAGGTATCAATGTAGCTAATTTCATCTGTGAACATTTTGCCGGACAACTGATTACTTTCCCGCAAGACTATTTCTTTAAATTGTCGGCGCGAGACCTCAAGATTTACGAGGACTGGCGCAAGAGAATGCCCTGGCAACAACTGGTCATCACATACGGCATGACAGAGGGTGGATTGCGTAAGGTGATTAAGCGTGTAGAAAAACGGATACTGAAACGTTCACAGCCTGGCCTCGAGCTGTTCCCTGATGATGAGTAA
- a CDS encoding gp16 family protein, translated as MNRAKAIQLIHIARNKLDITDDAYRLMLRNLTNKDSCSKMNDRELANVLAHLRGRGFNIAGKSREVPMADFAMGRKIWVLWQDLAKAGLVRDKSQKALDAWLLGETGVAQLIWLKQKPEQAHQAIEKLKQWLGRK; from the coding sequence ATGAACCGAGCAAAAGCCATCCAGTTAATTCATATCGCTCGCAACAAGTTGGATATCACGGATGACGCTTACCGGCTTATGCTGCGTAATCTGACCAACAAAGACTCCTGTAGCAAGATGAATGACAGAGAATTGGCTAACGTTCTGGCCCATTTGCGTGGTCGTGGTTTCAACATCGCGGGTAAATCTCGTGAAGTGCCTATGGCTGACTTTGCGATGGGCCGTAAAATTTGGGTGCTGTGGCAGGATCTGGCCAAGGCTGGATTGGTGAGGGATAAGTCGCAGAAAGCCCTAGATGCCTGGCTACTAGGTGAGACTGGCGTGGCTCAGTTGATCTGGTTGAAGCAAAAGCCAGAGCAGGCCCATCAGGCTATTGAGAAGCTTAAGCAATGGCTAGGCCGTAAGTAA
- a CDS encoding ANR family transcriptional regulator, with product METTNKTESLRKALTILGPSTSEELAAYTGIKANLVSALLINDLNKGKLLRGWKGKERCYGQPGSIKRIAPKIIRASKVDEPIQRRTPSGDYYLFAAQARSFERRNCFDTAAPLWLKAAAAARHEVNELWCEARAKYCNRGWKYPEGAS from the coding sequence ATGGAAACTACAAATAAAACAGAATCACTGCGCAAGGCATTAACTATTCTGGGGCCAAGCACTAGCGAAGAACTTGCCGCTTACACGGGGATCAAAGCAAACCTCGTTAGCGCATTACTTATTAATGACCTTAATAAAGGAAAGCTACTGCGCGGCTGGAAAGGTAAAGAACGTTGCTATGGCCAGCCAGGCTCAATAAAGCGCATTGCGCCCAAAATTATCCGTGCAAGTAAGGTTGATGAACCAATCCAGCGGCGTACTCCATCGGGTGACTATTACCTATTCGCGGCCCAGGCCCGCAGCTTTGAACGGCGCAACTGCTTTGATACTGCTGCGCCCCTTTGGCTCAAAGCTGCTGCTGCAGCACGACACGAGGTGAATGAACTGTGGTGTGAGGCTAGAGCCAAATATTGCAACCGTGGCTGGAAATATCCAGAGGGGGCCTCATGA
- a CDS encoding DUF6440 family protein yields MSDFATRKIVDLSPEVRTDLAQAIYAGVVAAGRSAAKKVILVALTAVIVLPLFSWLSFKAGFLTDETDGTSRSGMALYIDAGTGCQYLAVSGSGITPRMDKDGYQVCKGGK; encoded by the coding sequence ATGAGTGATTTTGCTACGCGAAAGATTGTGGATCTTTCTCCTGAAGTACGAACAGATTTGGCGCAGGCGATTTACGCCGGAGTGGTTGCAGCAGGCCGTAGTGCAGCGAAGAAAGTTATATTGGTTGCGCTAACGGCGGTAATCGTCCTACCGCTGTTTTCCTGGCTGTCATTTAAAGCCGGTTTTCTTACGGATGAGACGGATGGCACCAGCCGTTCTGGCATGGCCCTTTATATCGATGCGGGGACTGGGTGCCAATATCTCGCCGTTAGTGGTTCCGGCATCACACCACGTATGGATAAAGACGGTTATCAGGTATGTAAGGGGGGCAAATAA
- a CDS encoding tryptophan 7-halogenase has protein sequence MLKITDISKLENTINSMVDTQGMYTSSSTAFIGKTENKCITITVFNRDAFEREFDEDFNDFSVKHFCLTERDNSEGWSEIDGKRWF, from the coding sequence ATGCTGAAAATAACCGATATTAGTAAGTTAGAAAACACCATCAATAGCATGGTTGACACTCAAGGCATGTACACAAGTTCCAGTACGGCCTTTATTGGTAAAACAGAAAATAAATGCATCACTATTACTGTTTTTAATAGAGATGCATTCGAACGAGAGTTTGACGAAGATTTTAACGATTTTTCTGTTAAACACTTTTGCCTGACTGAAAGGGATAACTCTGAAGGCTGGTCAGAGATTGATGGAAAACGGTGGTTCTAA
- a CDS encoding host-nuclease inhibitor Gam family protein, with translation MAKGKKRLKAAAALYVAQTKAEVIEGIKILGDLQRQLTRTETEMNDQIAAVTQYHSPELERLKAEITSYQTGIQTWCEANRDDLTQHGKTKTVNLTTGDVSWRIRPPSCSIKGVDSVIAALKKLKLTRFIRAKEEINKEAILNETDAVKNIPGITINRDLEDFAIIPFEQESSE, from the coding sequence ATGGCTAAAGGTAAAAAGCGGCTTAAAGCTGCGGCGGCTCTGTACGTCGCTCAAACGAAAGCTGAGGTAATCGAGGGTATTAAAATTCTCGGTGACTTACAGCGTCAATTAACCCGTACTGAAACGGAAATGAATGACCAGATTGCAGCTGTAACGCAATATCATTCTCCTGAACTGGAAAGGTTGAAGGCTGAAATCACAAGTTATCAGACTGGCATTCAGACCTGGTGCGAGGCAAACCGTGACGATCTAACTCAGCACGGTAAAACCAAGACCGTTAACTTAACCACTGGTGATGTCAGTTGGCGCATTCGCCCACCAAGCTGCTCTATAAAGGGTGTTGATTCTGTTATAGCAGCGCTGAAGAAATTAAAACTCACACGCTTTATTCGCGCCAAGGAGGAAATTAATAAGGAAGCAATATTAAATGAGACAGACGCGGTTAAAAATATTCCAGGTATCACGATTAATCGAGACTTGGAAGATTTTGCCATCATTCCATTTGAGCAGGAAAGCAGCGAATGA
- a CDS encoding DUF2528 family protein, which translates to MGIKRYGINWFGTLDLIVEIDHDIMTEEKLHQINNFWTDSKGRLTDEDGNILHVVLKILGRRCFHLCTADWFDGSELAAKFDEEGWPPMDGSHGIRIIDCDELEFDVSDITVSEIVE; encoded by the coding sequence ATGGGTATTAAACGTTATGGAATTAATTGGTTTGGCACTCTAGACCTGATTGTTGAAATCGATCACGACATCATGACAGAGGAAAAGCTTCATCAGATTAATAATTTCTGGACTGACTCCAAAGGACGCCTAACTGACGAGGACGGTAATATTTTACACGTTGTATTGAAAATTCTAGGTAGGCGTTGCTTCCATTTGTGTACTGCTGACTGGTTTGATGGTTCAGAGTTAGCAGCAAAATTCGATGAGGAAGGTTGGCCACCTATGGACGGTTCCCACGGTATTCGAATTATTGATTGTGACGAACTGGAGTTCGATGTGTCGGATATTACTGTCAGTGAAATAGTCGAATAG
- a CDS encoding ExeA family protein: MLVLKRLMQTHGIEQSAIAAAAQVSQPAISQLVNHSVWPKRRTAEIRQSISDFLAGRGIDAVAAFEEVQAVDAARTDNISQSAHAPAEQEGDDNMLMAKQVLHPATRKHFNLFRDPFADEALQGADDVFMTPDTRYVREALYQTAKHGGFLAVVGESGAGKSTLRRDLIDRINSEHTPIIVIEPYIIAMEDNDSKGKTLKATSIAEAIINTIAPLENVKRSQEARYRQLHRVLKDSSNAGYSHVLIIEEAHSLPLPTLKHLKRFFELENGFKKLLSIVLVGQPELAMKLSERNQEVREVVQRCEVVNLLPLDTHLEAFLKFKFERINKPITDIFDASAIDAIRARLSNNIGGRKGVVSLLYPLAVSNLSIAAMNLAANIGVPVVNADVIKGL, from the coding sequence ATGCTGGTACTCAAACGTTTGATGCAAACCCACGGTATTGAGCAAAGCGCTATTGCAGCAGCTGCGCAGGTTTCTCAACCGGCTATATCACAACTGGTTAATCATTCTGTCTGGCCAAAGCGCCGCACAGCGGAAATCAGGCAGTCTATCAGTGACTTTTTAGCAGGACGCGGCATTGATGCAGTCGCCGCATTTGAAGAGGTGCAGGCGGTGGACGCCGCCCGCACCGACAACATCTCACAATCCGCACACGCCCCAGCGGAACAGGAAGGAGACGACAATATGTTAATGGCAAAGCAGGTGTTACATCCAGCGACACGCAAACATTTTAATTTATTCCGCGACCCGTTCGCTGACGAAGCCCTCCAGGGCGCGGATGATGTATTCATGACCCCCGATACGCGCTATGTGCGTGAGGCGTTGTACCAGACCGCAAAGCACGGTGGTTTCCTGGCCGTTGTAGGGGAATCGGGCGCGGGCAAATCTACGCTGCGTCGTGACCTGATTGACCGTATCAACAGTGAACATACGCCGATAATTGTCATCGAGCCATACATCATCGCCATGGAAGATAACGACAGCAAGGGCAAGACGTTGAAGGCGACCAGTATCGCAGAAGCCATCATTAACACTATTGCCCCACTGGAGAACGTCAAGCGCAGCCAGGAAGCCCGCTATCGCCAGTTACATCGGGTACTGAAAGACAGCAGCAATGCCGGTTATAGCCACGTCTTGATAATAGAAGAGGCCCATTCATTGCCACTGCCGACACTGAAGCATCTCAAACGCTTCTTTGAACTGGAGAACGGCTTTAAAAAGCTGCTCAGTATCGTTCTGGTGGGCCAGCCTGAGTTGGCCATGAAGTTGTCGGAACGTAACCAAGAGGTACGTGAAGTCGTCCAGCGCTGCGAGGTCGTTAATCTGCTGCCACTGGACACGCATCTTGAGGCGTTCCTGAAGTTCAAATTTGAGCGTATCAACAAACCGATCACTGACATTTTCGACGCCAGCGCCATCGATGCTATCCGTGCCAGGCTCAGCAATAACATCGGGGGCCGCAAGGGGGTGGTGAGTCTGCTGTACCCGCTGGCCGTCAGCAATTTATCTATTGCGGCGATGAATCTGGCAGCAAACATCGGTGTGCCAGTAGTCAATGCCGACGTTATTAAGGGGCTATAA
- a CDS encoding DDE-type integrase/transposase/recombinase: MNPALTQRLVALADAVSAAGHGGKEAIYQAACKELQMSRSTLLKKLKSVQPTTPRKKRSDAGKTALTREEALVISGVWLESRRNNDKRLYSLENVVNHLRTNGMIIAGRVDEETGEFLPLSIDAISKALTGYRLHYDQLQNPAPALELASLHPNHVWQVDASLCVLYYLKNPDKKTKGDSGLRVMGRDEFYKNKPKNLERIVNDRVWSFELIDHTTNWIYVEYHFGGESAENFLTVMINAMQERGGADVLHGVPKILYTDPGSALVSASLLNMCQALGIQCLQHKARNARATGAVEKARDIIECDFEAGLRFVRVDNIDQLNLFARLWRMNYNRTKVHSRYGMPRTDAWLKITVDQLVKAPAVEVCRELAISAPKECKVSAQLRVAFRAKSFCVRDIPGACVGDLLRVSRNPWHEDEARVVMTGEDGFTTYYPIYAIAKDDWGYSVTAPVIGQQYGQIPETDAQRNRAEVEQRVYGTSSQEETDAARKAKALPFGGRFNPYMEMEQAQHPEYLPKRGQESQVRAPRIEERPLTHVEAAKQLRERFIAEGHEWHGHYYSQIVERFPDGVPVDELDVLASDLQARQRRGGLSVVNGQ, from the coding sequence ATGAACCCAGCCCTTACTCAACGTTTAGTCGCCCTCGCAGACGCTGTCAGCGCGGCAGGTCACGGGGGCAAAGAGGCTATTTACCAGGCTGCCTGTAAGGAGTTGCAGATGTCCCGTTCAACGCTGCTGAAAAAGCTGAAGTCTGTACAACCTACCACACCGCGCAAAAAGCGTTCTGATGCAGGCAAGACGGCCCTGACCCGTGAAGAGGCGCTAGTTATATCGGGTGTTTGGCTTGAGTCTCGCCGTAACAACGACAAGCGGCTGTATAGCCTAGAGAACGTGGTCAACCACCTGCGCACCAACGGCATGATCATCGCTGGTCGTGTTGATGAAGAGACCGGAGAGTTTCTGCCACTATCGATCGACGCCATCAGCAAAGCCCTAACAGGCTATCGCCTGCACTACGACCAGTTGCAGAACCCGGCCCCGGCGCTGGAGTTGGCCAGCCTGCATCCAAACCATGTCTGGCAGGTCGACGCCTCGCTGTGCGTATTGTATTACCTGAAGAACCCGGACAAGAAAACCAAGGGAGATTCTGGTCTTCGCGTGATGGGCCGTGATGAGTTCTACAAGAACAAGCCGAAAAACCTGGAGCGCATCGTCAATGACCGCGTGTGGTCATTTGAGCTGATTGACCATACCACCAACTGGATTTACGTCGAGTACCATTTCGGTGGCGAGAGCGCCGAGAACTTTTTAACGGTGATGATCAACGCCATGCAAGAACGCGGTGGCGCTGATGTTCTGCACGGTGTACCCAAGATTCTGTACACCGACCCTGGCTCGGCCTTGGTCTCTGCCAGCCTGCTCAATATGTGCCAAGCGCTGGGAATTCAGTGCCTTCAGCACAAAGCCCGTAATGCCCGCGCCACCGGCGCAGTGGAAAAAGCCCGTGACATTATTGAGTGTGATTTCGAAGCGGGTTTGCGGTTTGTTCGGGTAGACAACATTGATCAGCTTAACCTTTTTGCCCGCTTATGGCGCATGAACTACAACCGCACCAAGGTTCACAGCCGCTATGGTATGCCTCGCACCGATGCCTGGCTAAAAATCACTGTCGATCAGCTAGTCAAAGCCCCCGCTGTTGAGGTGTGCCGGGAACTGGCCATCAGCGCCCCGAAAGAATGCAAGGTTTCCGCTCAGTTGCGTGTGGCTTTCCGGGCCAAATCTTTCTGCGTCAGAGATATTCCAGGCGCTTGTGTTGGCGACCTGCTTAGAGTGAGCCGCAATCCTTGGCATGAAGATGAAGCCCGCGTGGTCATGACTGGCGAAGACGGCTTCACCACCTATTACCCTATTTATGCTATTGCCAAAGACGACTGGGGCTATTCCGTTACCGCACCAGTCATCGGCCAACAGTATGGCCAGATACCGGAAACCGATGCCCAACGCAACCGCGCAGAGGTTGAACAGCGTGTTTACGGCACAAGTAGCCAGGAAGAAACCGATGCGGCCCGCAAAGCCAAGGCACTGCCGTTCGGGGGCCGTTTCAACCCGTATATGGAAATGGAACAAGCCCAGCATCCTGAGTACCTGCCGAAACGCGGCCAGGAATCTCAGGTTCGCGCCCCACGTATCGAAGAACGCCCACTAACACACGTCGAAGCCGCCAAGCAGCTGCGTGAGCGGTTTATTGCCGAGGGTCATGAGTGGCATGGTCATTACTACAGCCAGATTGTCGAACGGTTCCCCGATGGTGTTCCTGTCGATGAACTCGACGTACTGGCCAGCGACCTGCAGGCACGGCAACGGCGCGGCGGTCTCAGCGTTGTCAACGGTCAATAG
- a CDS encoding HTH domain-containing protein: protein MVKKPGTSSSASRTLKVLIALKGHTMTGLSNGELAKALNVSPANISRDLATLVAEGLAIQLDNGRYAHSVQMLQIATAHAEHMAHLQSRMDEIKQRITAGSR, encoded by the coding sequence ATGGTCAAAAAACCGGGAACTTCTTCATCAGCATCGAGAACCTTGAAAGTCTTGATTGCGCTGAAAGGCCACACAATGACTGGCCTATCTAATGGTGAACTGGCCAAAGCGCTGAATGTATCCCCCGCAAATATCAGCCGTGACTTAGCCACGCTGGTAGCAGAAGGGCTGGCCATTCAACTAGATAATGGCCGATACGCACACAGCGTACAGATGCTACAGATAGCCACAGCGCATGCCGAACACATGGCCCACTTGCAATCGCGAATGGATGAAATCAAACAGCGTATAACAGCTGGTTCACGATAA
- a CDS encoding DNA-binding protein, which yields MKTPEQVKQHFHQNGWTFTQWAKDNGYSPTDVYRVINGLTKAKYGKGHEIAVKLGLKPPAVA from the coding sequence ATGAAGACCCCAGAGCAAGTCAAACAGCATTTCCACCAAAATGGCTGGACCTTCACTCAGTGGGCCAAAGACAACGGCTACTCACCCACTGATGTTTACCGTGTTATCAATGGGCTAACCAAGGCTAAATACGGTAAGGGTCACGAGATTGCGGTTAAGCTGGGTTTAAAGCCACCAGCTGTCGCATAG
- a CDS encoding helix-turn-helix domain-containing protein, which yields MTTLSERLKEERNRLGLNQTDFGSLAGVGKTTQINYESGSRTPSADYLAAIFKHGVDIQYIVTGIAAKKVCEREPIDAVLFLKVIDALEKLASDSKKRWPTQYLATTALRVYNFLIKEETVDSEKIERLLQLVVNN from the coding sequence TTGACTACCTTGAGTGAGAGATTGAAAGAGGAGCGAAACCGTTTAGGTTTAAACCAAACAGACTTTGGTTCGCTTGCCGGGGTTGGAAAAACGACTCAAATTAACTATGAAAGTGGCAGTCGTACCCCTAGTGCTGACTATCTAGCTGCAATTTTTAAGCATGGCGTTGATATTCAATACATTGTTACAGGGATAGCCGCTAAAAAGGTTTGCGAACGAGAACCTATAGATGCTGTGCTTTTTTTGAAAGTGATAGATGCGTTGGAAAAACTAGCTTCTGATAGTAAAAAGAGGTGGCCGACACAGTATCTAGCTACTACCGCTTTGAGGGTCTACAACTTCTTGATAAAAGAAGAAACTGTAGATTCTGAAAAAATCGAACGCTTATTGCAATTAGTTGTTAACAATTAA
- a CDS encoding DNA adenine methylase, which produces MKSTPIIPWIGGKRRLAKKLLPQFPDHTCYVEPFCGAAALYFLKTPSKVEVINDINGELVNLYRVIQHHLDAFIQQFKWALVSRQMFEWLQLTPEATLTDIQRAARFYYLQKQAFGGKLEGQTLGTSTTSPPRFNLMRIEEDLSQAHMRLARTLIEHMDWARCIEKYDRPHTLFYCDPPYWQTEGYGVEFGFENYSRMADLARTIEGRMLISVNDIPEMRQVFAGLSMDAVDIHYTLRGAGRSSGKQQELVIRNW; this is translated from the coding sequence ATGAAATCGACACCGATCATACCTTGGATCGGCGGCAAGCGCCGTTTGGCTAAAAAACTACTCCCGCAATTCCCTGACCACACCTGCTACGTTGAGCCGTTCTGCGGCGCAGCGGCGTTGTATTTCCTGAAGACTCCCAGCAAAGTTGAAGTGATCAACGACATCAACGGTGAGTTAGTGAACCTATACCGGGTGATCCAACATCACTTGGACGCGTTTATTCAACAGTTTAAGTGGGCGCTGGTCAGCCGTCAGATGTTTGAATGGTTGCAGCTCACCCCAGAAGCGACGCTGACAGATATCCAGCGGGCGGCGCGGTTCTATTATCTGCAGAAGCAGGCATTCGGTGGCAAATTGGAAGGGCAGACGTTAGGCACTTCAACAACGTCCCCACCCCGGTTTAACTTGATGCGGATAGAAGAGGATCTATCTCAGGCACATATGCGCCTAGCAAGAACCCTGATCGAACACATGGATTGGGCTAGGTGCATTGAGAAGTATGACCGACCCCATACACTGTTCTATTGCGACCCACCGTACTGGCAGACCGAGGGCTACGGCGTAGAGTTTGGGTTTGAGAACTACAGTCGTATGGCTGATCTGGCCAGGACGATTGAAGGGAGGATGCTTATCTCGGTAAACGACATCCCTGAGATGCGGCAAGTCTTCGCTGGGCTATCGATGGACGCCGTGGATATTCATTACACACTCAGAGGGGCCGGAAGAAGCTCCGGCAAGCAACAGGAACTTGTGATCAGAAATTGGTAA
- a CDS encoding putative holin produces MSFLNKYRNFRRHRLLSWLIAAVLLLVLIAFLSPAQIGVTVYKLALVSIAVVLGYHLDRGLFPYASPGSYLRQDWKTTPPNMGAQDAEYPVVDGYQLIFSAVLLRRAIIVLAVVIGVTMGL; encoded by the coding sequence ATGTCGTTCTTGAATAAGTACCGTAATTTCCGTCGCCATCGCCTGTTGAGCTGGCTCATTGCCGCTGTTCTGTTGCTGGTGCTGATCGCGTTCCTGTCACCGGCGCAGATCGGTGTCACTGTTTACAAGCTGGCCCTGGTCTCCATTGCTGTTGTGCTGGGCTATCACCTTGACCGAGGGCTGTTTCCTTATGCCAGTCCGGGCAGTTATTTGCGCCAGGATTGGAAAACCACACCGCCAAACATGGGTGCCCAGGATGCTGAATACCCTGTTGTCGATGGGTATCAGCTTATCTTTTCTGCCGTTCTGCTACGCCGAGCCATTATCGTGCTGGCGGTAGTGATTGGCGTAACGATGGGGCTCTGA
- a CDS encoding transglycosylase SLT domain-containing protein, whose amino-acid sequence MHWPQITWIVITMLGLGIMLAKHGQPRIYKYNFWEQLIHILLLYWLLWCGGFFSQANAAGIPLEAQQHQRELTRNARAIWGLDAPVSLFAAQIHQESTWKTAARSPVGAVGLAQFMPATSDWIAGLYPKSLGTNQPYNPSWAIRALVTYNQWHWDRITGTASDCDRWAFVLSAYNGGLGWVQRDRKLATTKRLDQSRYWGHVETVNAGRSAANWRENRGYPQRIIQRWQPMYVDAGWGLGVCNES is encoded by the coding sequence ATGCATTGGCCACAAATTACCTGGATAGTTATCACCATGCTGGGCCTCGGCATCATGCTGGCAAAACATGGTCAACCCCGTATCTACAAATACAATTTTTGGGAGCAGTTAATTCATATTTTGCTGCTGTATTGGTTATTGTGGTGTGGTGGGTTCTTTTCCCAAGCCAACGCTGCAGGCATTCCGCTTGAGGCACAGCAGCATCAGCGCGAACTGACACGCAATGCACGCGCTATCTGGGGACTTGACGCGCCAGTCTCGCTCTTTGCCGCGCAAATCCACCAAGAATCTACATGGAAAACCGCTGCCCGCTCCCCCGTTGGTGCTGTGGGCTTAGCGCAGTTTATGCCTGCGACAAGTGACTGGATTGCCGGACTCTACCCTAAATCTCTGGGCACAAATCAACCCTATAACCCGTCCTGGGCGATACGTGCCCTGGTGACTTACAACCAGTGGCACTGGGATCGCATCACTGGCACCGCCAGCGATTGTGACCGTTGGGCCTTTGTGCTGTCCGCCTATAACGGCGGGCTGGGTTGGGTGCAACGTGACCGTAAGCTGGCCACAACAAAGAGGCTTGATCAATCTCGCTATTGGGGGCATGTCGAAACTGTCAATGCAGGACGTTCTGCAGCGAACTGGCGAGAGAATCGAGGGTATCCGCAACGCATTATTCAACGCTGGCAACCGATGTACGTTGATGCAGGTTGGGGATTGGGGG